One segment of Bacillus alkalisoli DNA contains the following:
- the selA gene encoding L-seryl-tRNA(Sec) selenium transferase, translating into MKQNLRLIPAIHELQKNKQFNTFIEKYSFSEELLTNLLRKAVNEIRQEILSTEEKATVDLENEIWHRLETKCERRKEFYLRKVINGTGTILHTNLGRARLSDKAIERVLEVAKGYSNLEFNNSTGKRGSRHDILESMLTELTGSEAAMVVNNNAAAVYLILKALAKEKEVIVSRGQLVEIGGSFRISSIMEESGAKLVEVGTTNKTHLYDYEHALNENTAMILKVHTSNFKTIGFTKTVGTNELVALKMIKEDVVIYEDLGSGVLVDLMGKGIGEEPVVKEVTAQGVDLVSFSGDKLLGGPQAGIIVGKKNYIDLLKKHQLARVLRVDKMSIAALEGTLMAYFTDEEKEIPTIRDILQPIEHIHQKTEYAKNELEKLLPAFSLQLCEDVSYIGGGTMPEVNLPTTILKITPPETISVNSVVERLRFGTPSVVVRQKDNRIIVDFRTITEEEVNEVCSALMHVLGEEL; encoded by the coding sequence ATGAAGCAAAATTTACGTTTAATTCCTGCTATACATGAATTACAAAAAAATAAACAGTTCAATACATTTATAGAAAAATACTCATTCTCAGAAGAATTATTAACTAATTTACTTAGAAAAGCTGTTAACGAAATAAGACAAGAAATACTATCTACTGAAGAGAAAGCGACTGTCGATTTGGAAAATGAAATTTGGCACCGTCTAGAAACTAAATGCGAGCGAAGAAAAGAATTTTATTTACGAAAAGTAATTAATGGTACTGGTACCATATTACATACCAATTTAGGAAGAGCTCGCCTAAGTGACAAGGCAATAGAACGTGTTTTAGAAGTGGCAAAAGGGTATTCCAATTTGGAGTTTAACAACTCAACAGGAAAAAGAGGGTCCCGTCACGATATTTTAGAAAGTATGCTAACAGAACTAACAGGTTCTGAAGCGGCTATGGTTGTAAATAATAATGCGGCTGCTGTTTACTTAATCTTAAAAGCATTAGCGAAAGAAAAAGAAGTAATTGTATCAAGAGGGCAACTTGTGGAGATTGGCGGTTCGTTTCGCATTTCTTCCATCATGGAAGAAAGCGGAGCAAAACTAGTTGAGGTCGGTACAACAAACAAAACGCATTTATATGATTATGAACATGCACTAAATGAAAATACTGCCATGATTTTAAAAGTGCATACAAGCAATTTTAAAACAATAGGTTTTACTAAAACAGTAGGAACTAATGAGCTCGTAGCTCTAAAGATGATAAAAGAAGATGTAGTCATATACGAAGACCTTGGTAGTGGAGTTTTAGTCGATTTAATGGGCAAAGGAATTGGGGAAGAGCCAGTTGTAAAAGAAGTTACAGCACAAGGTGTAGATCTTGTATCTTTCTCTGGAGATAAGCTATTAGGTGGTCCACAAGCAGGAATAATTGTCGGAAAGAAAAACTACATAGACTTGTTGAAGAAACATCAATTAGCAAGAGTGTTACGGGTAGATAAGATGAGTATTGCTGCTCTAGAAGGGACATTGATGGCTTATTTTACTGATGAAGAAAAAGAAATACCAACGATTCGTGACATTTTACAACCAATTGAACACATACATCAAAAAACAGAATATGCAAAGAATGAATTAGAAAAACTACTTCCAGCGTTTTCATTACAACTTTGTGAAGATGTGTCGTATATAGGTGGGGGAACAATGCCGGAAGTGAATTTACCAACAACGATATTAAAAATAACACCACCCGAAACTATATCTGTAAATAGTGTGGTAGAACGCCTTCGTTTTGGTACCCCTTCTGTTGTTGTAAGACAAAAAGACAATCGGATTATTGTCGATTTTCGTACGATAACAGAAGAGGAAGTGAATGAAGTTTGTTCAGCGTTAATGCATGTATTAGGCGAAGAATTGTAG
- a CDS encoding DUF2621 family protein, whose product MLSGFFMWFILFWVVTMIGLLTIGGFFMFRKFLKRLPKEDGKSELDWQDFYLQKTRHLWPEELKLLLEELVNPVPELFRDIARQKIAGKIGELAYNEKAEKITKEHVVRGYILATPKRDHKFLLKKLKEQQIDVKPYQHLF is encoded by the coding sequence ATGTTATCCGGTTTTTTTATGTGGTTTATCCTTTTTTGGGTAGTAACAATGATTGGTCTTTTAACAATCGGTGGATTTTTCATGTTCCGCAAGTTTTTAAAACGACTTCCGAAAGAAGATGGGAAGTCAGAACTAGATTGGCAAGATTTTTATTTACAAAAAACACGCCATTTATGGCCTGAAGAGTTAAAACTTTTACTAGAAGAACTAGTAAATCCTGTTCCTGAATTGTTTAGAGATATAGCTAGACAAAAAATAGCAGGTAAAATTGGCGAACTAGCATACAACGAAAAAGCGGAAAAAATAACAAAAGAACATGTAGTAAGAGGTTACATTCTTGCTACACCAAAGCGGGATCACAAGTTCCTTCTAAAGAAATTAAAAGAACAACAAATCGATGTGAAACCCTATCAACATCTATTTTAA
- a CDS encoding small acid-soluble spore protein P: MNKNDGKDMRKNAPKGNNPGQPEPLSGSHKVKNRNHTRQKSKSNHDM; this comes from the coding sequence ATGAATAAGAATGACGGAAAAGATATGAGAAAAAATGCTCCTAAAGGTAACAATCCTGGACAACCTGAACCTTTAAGTGGTTCACATAAAGTGAAAAACCGTAACCATACAAGGCAAAAATCAAAATCAAATCACGATATGTAA
- a CDS encoding spore germination protein: MECFIHNVTIESVSGGIVNFGNIFNASPASVEKAITGSGSANSGDYVTTNTKVSKVNVCCKKRGRWEIQSSGGEANSG, encoded by the coding sequence ATGGAATGTTTTATACACAATGTAACAATTGAGAGTGTTTCAGGAGGTATCGTTAATTTCGGAAATATTTTTAACGCGTCACCTGCGTCTGTTGAAAAAGCGATTACAGGTTCTGGTAGTGCTAATAGTGGAGATTACGTGACAACCAATACAAAAGTAAGCAAAGTAAACGTCTGTTGTAAAAAAAGAGGAAGATGGGAGATTCAAAGTTCTGGAGGGGAAGCGAATAGTGGATAA
- a CDS encoding CcdC family protein yields the protein MVMVTTTVLSTIAAVIMALAVIFIRMKAAKKPATARKIILPPIFMSTGALMFLVPQFQVSWLQVIEALAVGAIFSIFLVKTSKFEIKGQDIFLKRSKAFAFILLGLLAIRIVLKLVLSTHIDFGELTGMFWLLAFGMIVPWRIAMYMQYKKLATHLSDPDFKNTVKV from the coding sequence ATGGTGATGGTAACAACAACTGTATTAAGTACGATAGCAGCGGTCATTATGGCTTTGGCCGTAATTTTTATTAGAATGAAAGCTGCAAAGAAACCTGCAACAGCTAGAAAAATAATACTTCCACCAATCTTTATGAGTACGGGAGCATTGATGTTTTTAGTCCCGCAATTTCAAGTTTCTTGGCTACAAGTAATAGAAGCGTTAGCAGTAGGGGCTATATTTTCTATCTTTTTAGTAAAAACGTCAAAATTTGAAATAAAAGGTCAAGATATTTTTCTAAAGAGATCGAAAGCTTTTGCCTTCATTTTGTTAGGTTTATTAGCTATCCGAATCGTATTGAAGCTTGTCCTAAGTACGCATATTGATTTTGGAGAATTAACGGGAATGTTTTGGCTATTAGCATTTGGTATGATTGTGCCGTGGCGAATTGCGATGTATATGCAATATAAAAAATTAGCCACTCATTTATCAGATCCAGATTTTAAAAATACGGTTAAAGTGTAA
- the sspO gene encoding small acid-soluble spore protein O yields the protein MGKRKANHVIEGMNAAKAQGKGTGYNEEFSNEPLTEAQKQNNKKRKKNQ from the coding sequence ATGGGTAAAAGAAAAGCAAACCACGTGATTGAAGGAATGAATGCAGCAAAAGCGCAAGGAAAAGGAACAGGTTATAACGAAGAATTTTCAAACGAACCTTTAACAGAAGCTCAAAAGCAGAACAATAAAAAACGTAAAAAGAACCAGTAA
- the selD gene encoding selenide, water dikinase SelD yields MSEQEKVKLTSLSSKAGUGCKLGPSDLTQVLRGLPSNLHDDNVLVGYETSDDAGVYRISDELAIIQTVDYFTPIVDDPYMFGQIAAANALSDVYAMGGEPKTALNIVGYPIKKLGPEILNKILAGAYDKVKEAGAVIIGGHSIDDQEPKFGLSVTGFAHPAKLWKNKGAAPGDVLVLTKPIGVGIITTGIKRNKVSENQMNEVTSIMATLNKTAAEHLKEYSPSAVTDVTGFGLLGHTKEMAEGSNVSIHINIDQVPILGGTKLLADEGIIPGGTKANWEWLQDFIFYESTLTITDQLILCDAITSGGLLISMNKTAAKEYVDILQKAGNMYASIIGEVKESTAKMIYVSSFHKV; encoded by the coding sequence ATGAGTGAACAAGAAAAAGTGAAATTAACTTCTTTATCATCAAAAGCTGGCTGAGGATGTAAGCTTGGTCCGAGTGACCTCACGCAAGTTTTGCGTGGTTTACCTTCCAATTTACATGATGATAATGTTTTAGTAGGATATGAAACGTCAGATGATGCAGGTGTTTACAGAATCTCTGATGAGCTTGCGATTATCCAAACAGTTGATTATTTTACACCTATAGTAGATGATCCATATATGTTTGGGCAAATCGCTGCTGCAAATGCATTAAGCGATGTATATGCAATGGGTGGAGAGCCTAAAACAGCATTAAATATTGTTGGCTATCCTATAAAGAAGTTAGGACCTGAAATATTAAACAAAATATTAGCTGGTGCTTACGACAAAGTGAAAGAAGCAGGAGCCGTCATTATCGGTGGGCACTCCATTGATGATCAAGAACCAAAATTCGGCTTAAGTGTAACGGGTTTTGCTCATCCAGCTAAGCTTTGGAAAAATAAAGGGGCAGCTCCTGGTGATGTTTTAGTCTTAACAAAGCCTATTGGGGTTGGTATTATTACTACCGGAATAAAACGAAACAAAGTGAGCGAAAACCAGATGAATGAAGTTACAAGTATCATGGCTACTCTTAACAAAACTGCTGCCGAACATTTGAAAGAGTATTCTCCATCTGCCGTAACAGATGTGACAGGTTTTGGTTTACTTGGTCACACCAAAGAAATGGCAGAAGGTAGCAATGTAAGTATACATATTAATATAGATCAAGTACCTATCCTTGGTGGAACTAAACTTTTAGCAGACGAAGGAATCATCCCTGGAGGAACGAAAGCGAATTGGGAATGGCTTCAGGATTTTATTTTCTATGAAAGTACATTAACCATTACCGATCAGCTTATCTTATGTGATGCCATTACATCTGGAGGGTTACTAATTAGTATGAATAAAACTGCCGCAAAAGAGTATGTAGATATACTTCAAAAAGCAGGTAATATGTATGCTTCCATAATCGGCGAGGTTAAAGAGTCTACTGCAAAAATGATATATGTGAGTTCGTTTCATAAAGTATGA
- a CDS encoding ATP-binding protein — MMRKIGALIGNMGNMEVLSSHVCPKCNREVRRVKMQIIGGENKGQWQVMENECDCRLAKETMEAEKRRKHRFFEQFCIIPEELGSATFENFKIEYESQAEALERTIDYIDRFTGKENLYYFGRTGRGKTHLAVGLYKVLTNSGFTVMFFDVPKLMDTIVASWDNDAGYSESKFMKAVSEADVLILDDLGVERISEWVDQTLYSILNRRQGKSVIFTSNIHPADLTKRYGERIADRIKNKMKQDQLISISIPESYRTQDLTMYKE, encoded by the coding sequence ATGATGAGGAAAATTGGAGCACTTATAGGAAATATGGGAAATATGGAAGTTTTGTCATCACACGTATGCCCAAAATGTAATAGAGAAGTAAGAAGAGTAAAAATGCAAATAATTGGTGGAGAAAATAAAGGACAATGGCAAGTAATGGAGAACGAATGTGATTGCCGTCTTGCAAAAGAGACGATGGAAGCAGAAAAAAGAAGAAAACACCGTTTCTTTGAACAGTTTTGTATTATACCTGAAGAGTTAGGATCCGCTACATTTGAAAACTTTAAAATTGAATACGAAAGTCAAGCAGAAGCGCTTGAAAGAACGATTGATTATATAGATCGTTTTACTGGAAAAGAAAACTTATATTATTTCGGAAGAACTGGTAGAGGAAAAACGCATTTAGCAGTTGGATTATATAAAGTTTTAACAAATAGCGGTTTTACGGTTATGTTTTTTGATGTTCCCAAGTTAATGGATACAATCGTTGCCTCATGGGATAATGATGCAGGATATTCAGAGAGTAAGTTTATGAAAGCTGTATCAGAAGCGGATGTACTTATTCTAGATGATTTAGGTGTAGAAAGGATCAGTGAATGGGTAGACCAAACACTATATTCCATTTTAAACAGAAGACAAGGGAAAAGTGTGATCTTTACTTCTAACATACACCCAGCAGACTTAACGAAAAGATACGGAGAACGTATTGCCGATCGTATAAAAAATAAAATGAAGCAAGATCAACTAATTTCTATTAGTATTCCAGAGAGTTACCGTACACAAGATTTAACAATGTACAAAGAATAA
- a CDS encoding cytochrome c biogenesis CcdA family protein encodes MTGEVFTDLNVFLAFGAGFLSFISPCTLPIYPAFLSYITGMSVGELKSEKGMMQRRSILHTLFFLLGFCIIFIAIGFSTTFIGGFFIKYQDLLRQLGAILIIFFGFVILGVFQPKFLMQDKKLAFKNRPSGYFGSTVIGLAFAAGWTPCSGPILGAVIGLAATNPNSAMIYMVAYALGFSIPFFILSFFIGRMGWVKSNYAKIMKIGGSLMIAVGILLFFDLMTKIIEVFSRLTGGFTGF; translated from the coding sequence GTGACTGGAGAGGTTTTTACGGATTTAAATGTTTTCCTTGCGTTTGGTGCAGGATTTTTATCGTTTATTTCGCCTTGTACACTACCAATTTATCCGGCGTTTCTTTCATATATTACGGGAATGTCAGTGGGAGAATTAAAATCTGAAAAAGGAATGATGCAAAGACGAAGTATATTACATACTCTGTTTTTCCTTTTAGGATTCTGTATTATTTTTATTGCAATAGGATTTAGTACTACTTTTATCGGTGGATTTTTTATTAAGTATCAAGATTTATTAAGGCAATTAGGAGCCATACTAATTATCTTTTTTGGATTTGTCATTTTAGGAGTATTTCAGCCGAAGTTTTTAATGCAAGATAAAAAGCTAGCCTTTAAAAATCGTCCTTCTGGATACTTCGGGAGTACAGTGATTGGTTTAGCGTTTGCTGCTGGATGGACACCATGTTCGGGGCCAATTTTAGGTGCAGTTATTGGTCTAGCCGCAACGAATCCTAATTCTGCTATGATCTATATGGTTGCATATGCACTTGGATTCTCTATTCCTTTCTTTATATTAAGTTTCTTTATCGGCAGAATGGGCTGGGTTAAGAGTAACTATGCTAAAATAATGAAGATTGGTGGGTCCTTAATGATTGCTGTAGGAATTCTACTTTTCTTTGATTTAATGACAAAAATCATTGAAGTGTTCTCACGTCTAACGGGCGGATTTACAGGGTTTTAA
- a CDS encoding response regulator, with product MANILVVDDAKFMRVTLSSIFNNANHNVVGEGQNGKEAIELYRELAPDLVTMDITMPEMNGIDAVKEIVKEYPHAKIIMCSAMGQQKLIVEAIEAGAKDFIVKPFDESRVLEAVERVLN from the coding sequence GTGGCTAACATATTAGTGGTGGATGACGCGAAATTTATGAGAGTTACTTTGTCTAGTATATTTAACAACGCCAACCACAATGTTGTCGGAGAAGGACAAAATGGTAAAGAAGCGATCGAACTTTATCGTGAGTTGGCACCTGATCTTGTTACGATGGATATAACAATGCCAGAAATGAATGGTATTGATGCAGTAAAAGAGATTGTAAAAGAATATCCACATGCAAAAATTATCATGTGTTCGGCAATGGGACAACAAAAATTAATAGTAGAAGCAATAGAAGCTGGTGCAAAAGATTTTATCGTAAAACCTTTTGATGAAAGCAGGGTATTAGAGGCAGTTGAGAGAGTGTTAAATTAA
- a CDS encoding Rdx family protein, which produces MTSYKVSVEFCMQUNYAPKAASFAEQLFSHFRHNITSLELVPSSGGAFEVIVNDTKIYSKLETGVFPKAEEIITQMEVK; this is translated from the coding sequence ATGACTTCTTATAAAGTTTCTGTTGAATTTTGCATGCAGTGAAACTACGCACCAAAAGCCGCGAGTTTCGCGGAACAGTTGTTTAGTCATTTCAGACACAATATTACTTCACTTGAATTAGTCCCAAGTTCGGGAGGAGCGTTTGAAGTAATCGTTAACGACACAAAGATTTACTCAAAACTTGAAACAGGCGTTTTTCCTAAAGCTGAAGAAATCATTACGCAAATGGAAGTTAAGTAG
- a CDS encoding aspartyl-phosphate phosphatase Spo0E family protein — protein MTTITKQDILKLIENKRTELLEIVAKTGLSSSKTLQISQELDTLMNKYNEMNFSN, from the coding sequence TTGACAACTATTACAAAACAAGACATTCTAAAACTCATCGAAAACAAACGAACGGAACTATTAGAAATAGTTGCCAAAACTGGCTTATCCTCCTCCAAAACGTTACAAATAAGCCAAGAACTAGACACTCTAATGAACAAATATAATGAAATGAATTTCTCTAATTAA
- the selB gene encoding selenocysteine-specific translation elongation factor: protein MDKQYTVGIAGHIDHGKTSLVKKLTGIDTDRLKEEKERQISIELGFAPLALKELGTVSIIDVPGHERFIRQMIAGVSGIDLVILVVAADEGVMPQTREHLQILKFLEVPKGIIAITKIDKVEKEFLQLVKEEILEELEGTIFQRAKVHYVNNNNGEGLDDLTETIATTLQKIKEKDTSGNFRLPIDQVFTLKGQGTIVRGTIVEGAVSEGDTIEILPAKIETKVRQLQVHNTRESVAVAGQRVAINLPNLSTELVRRGDVLSHKGDYKASTVLDVSLQFVPSLKLDLKQRSPIRVYIGTREVDGKIVFFDRNTLTRTNDEVICQVRLEEEVVAKRGDKLIIRRPSPSETIGGGWIINPNGDKYKFGNETIHKLERMKEGTIPERVKENMGPESTITLEKLTQKVGLGEDEIYQQVVSGDLIKITPTIYTTNEMVNKKTIELKYELSNFHLNNPLKEGIQKAELTSLFQKSLSQDLFHYLFEKLFTNGMIQKVGTIIALTGFRPSLPPKWEKRLMQVYKGLERDGIRVDTYDSYVKEAGIPESIAMDYKYYLLHQKIGYELDNKHIILKLSIDKSLDLLMDKTGDNFTVNEAKAILDLSRKYVIPYLELLDRLTYTERNDSTRTWIKNKQHGTS from the coding sequence GTGGATAAACAATATACGGTTGGTATTGCTGGGCATATCGACCATGGTAAGACAAGCTTAGTGAAAAAATTAACAGGCATTGATACAGATAGATTGAAAGAAGAAAAAGAACGGCAAATCTCAATTGAACTTGGATTTGCTCCATTAGCCCTTAAAGAGCTGGGGACGGTTTCCATTATTGATGTACCTGGACATGAACGTTTTATTAGACAAATGATAGCCGGGGTATCAGGTATTGACTTAGTTATTCTAGTTGTAGCGGCCGACGAAGGAGTTATGCCACAAACGAGAGAACATTTACAAATTTTAAAGTTTTTAGAAGTACCAAAAGGAATTATTGCTATTACTAAAATAGACAAAGTCGAAAAAGAATTCTTGCAGCTAGTAAAAGAAGAAATTTTGGAAGAATTAGAAGGTACAATTTTCCAGCGGGCGAAAGTACATTATGTAAACAATAATAATGGAGAAGGATTGGATGATCTAACAGAAACGATTGCTACTACTCTTCAAAAAATAAAAGAAAAAGATACAAGCGGTAACTTTCGATTGCCAATCGACCAAGTATTTACGTTGAAAGGGCAAGGAACAATTGTAAGAGGAACCATTGTAGAAGGGGCCGTTTCAGAAGGTGATACGATAGAAATACTTCCAGCAAAAATTGAAACGAAAGTTAGACAATTGCAAGTACATAACACTCGGGAAAGTGTTGCCGTTGCCGGACAACGAGTTGCCATAAACTTGCCCAATTTATCAACTGAACTTGTACGAAGAGGCGACGTACTTTCACATAAAGGAGATTACAAGGCATCTACTGTATTAGATGTATCTCTCCAGTTTGTCCCTTCACTAAAATTAGATTTAAAGCAAAGATCACCAATAAGAGTATATATTGGCACTAGAGAAGTAGATGGGAAAATAGTTTTCTTTGATAGGAATACTTTAACAAGAACGAATGATGAAGTAATTTGTCAAGTAAGATTAGAAGAAGAAGTTGTCGCAAAAAGAGGGGACAAGTTAATCATACGTAGGCCGTCTCCTTCCGAAACAATAGGTGGAGGATGGATCATTAATCCTAATGGTGATAAGTATAAATTCGGTAATGAAACTATACATAAATTAGAAAGAATGAAAGAGGGCACAATACCTGAACGTGTAAAAGAAAATATGGGGCCCGAATCAACTATTACATTAGAAAAATTGACACAAAAAGTTGGTCTAGGAGAAGATGAGATTTATCAACAAGTCGTGAGCGGAGATTTAATTAAAATAACTCCAACTATATATACAACAAATGAAATGGTTAACAAAAAAACAATAGAATTAAAGTATGAGTTGTCCAATTTTCATTTGAATAATCCTTTGAAAGAAGGAATTCAAAAAGCGGAATTAACATCTCTGTTTCAAAAAAGTTTATCCCAAGATTTATTTCATTATTTATTCGAGAAGTTATTTACAAACGGTATGATTCAAAAAGTTGGAACAATTATTGCTTTAACTGGATTTCGTCCTAGCTTACCTCCAAAATGGGAAAAACGTTTAATGCAAGTTTATAAAGGGTTAGAAAGAGATGGAATCAGAGTAGACACATATGATTCATATGTAAAAGAAGCTGGAATTCCAGAAAGCATTGCAATGGATTACAAATATTATCTACTTCATCAAAAGATCGGATATGAATTAGATAATAAGCATATTATTTTAAAATTGTCCATCGATAAATCTCTAGATTTACTTATGGATAAAACGGGTGATAATTTCACTGTGAATGAAGCGAAAGCTATCCTAGACCTTTCAAGAAAATATGTTATTCCGTACTTAGAACTTTTAGATAGATTAACATACACAGAGCGAAATGATAGTACACGTACGTGGATAAAAAATAAGCAGCACGGAACAAGTTAA
- a CDS encoding ABC transporter ATP-binding protein: MNIQTQTITAKEQRTVLKRLLSYAGKYKKEFIFAFILLIFATIGEIIGPYLVKVFIDDYLTPNSFEMGPITTLAALYVGILIVKTILTYFQLLKFQEISLKIIQDLRIDVFSKVQKLGLKFFDKTPGGSIVSRVTNDTEAIKDMFVSVISTFVQNGVFLVGIFIAMFLLNVQLALFCLLIIPIIFGIMATYRHFSSRFYADMRERLSQLNAKLNESLQGMSIIQVFRQERRLRKEFSDINDAHYKAGMKNIKLDGLLLRPAIDLVYVFSLILVLSYFGIASLGSEIEIGVLYAFVNYLGRFFEPVNQMMMRLSMYQQAIVSASRVFTLLDEKELAPVAQSNNSHMVSKGEIEFKNVTFSYDGSRDVLKNISFTAKQGETIALVGHTGSGKSSIINLLMRFYAIEKGDILIDGVSIKEYNDDELRKKMGLVLQDPFLFYGTINHNIRLHNEEITDEEIVEASEFVQANHFIERLPDKYEQLVVERGSTFSSGQRQLVAFARTIATKPKILVLDEATANIDTETEEAIQVALEKMRKGRTTIAIAHRLSTIQDADQIFVLHQGEIVERGTHQQLISQEGLYQKMYLLQNGTANKLEDVVTNN, from the coding sequence ATGAATATTCAAACACAAACAATCACAGCAAAAGAACAAAGAACCGTATTAAAAAGGTTATTATCCTATGCAGGAAAGTATAAAAAAGAATTTATTTTTGCGTTTATTCTACTCATCTTCGCAACAATCGGTGAGATAATTGGCCCATATTTAGTTAAAGTATTTATTGATGATTATTTAACACCTAACTCATTTGAAATGGGACCTATTACAACCCTCGCAGCACTTTATGTAGGGATACTAATCGTAAAAACTATATTAACTTATTTTCAACTTTTAAAGTTTCAAGAGATTTCTTTAAAAATTATTCAAGATTTACGTATTGATGTTTTCTCGAAAGTTCAAAAGCTTGGATTGAAATTTTTCGATAAAACTCCTGGTGGAAGTATTGTGTCGAGAGTTACGAACGATACTGAAGCAATTAAAGATATGTTTGTAAGTGTTATTTCTACTTTTGTGCAAAATGGTGTCTTTTTAGTCGGTATCTTTATTGCCATGTTCCTTTTAAACGTACAGTTAGCACTATTTTGTTTACTAATTATCCCTATTATCTTTGGGATCATGGCAACATACCGCCACTTTAGCTCTCGTTTTTATGCAGATATGAGGGAAAGATTAAGTCAATTAAATGCGAAGTTAAATGAAAGTTTACAGGGTATGTCGATCATTCAAGTGTTTAGACAGGAACGCCGATTACGAAAAGAATTTAGTGACATAAATGATGCTCACTATAAAGCTGGAATGAAAAATATAAAATTAGATGGATTGTTACTTCGCCCAGCCATCGATCTAGTTTATGTGTTCTCCTTAATATTAGTTTTAAGTTATTTTGGAATAGCTTCTTTAGGTAGTGAAATCGAAATAGGGGTTTTATATGCGTTTGTTAACTATTTAGGAAGATTTTTCGAACCTGTCAATCAAATGATGATGAGACTTTCTATGTACCAACAGGCAATCGTTTCTGCATCTCGTGTGTTTACTTTATTAGATGAAAAAGAGTTAGCTCCGGTTGCTCAAAGTAATAATAGTCATATGGTATCTAAAGGGGAAATTGAATTTAAAAATGTTACATTCTCGTATGATGGATCAAGAGATGTGTTAAAAAATATTTCTTTCACTGCAAAACAAGGAGAAACAATTGCTCTAGTTGGTCATACAGGTAGTGGGAAAAGCTCGATTATTAATTTACTCATGAGGTTTTATGCTATTGAAAAAGGCGATATATTAATAGACGGTGTATCTATTAAAGAGTATAACGATGATGAACTTCGTAAAAAAATGGGGTTAGTACTTCAAGATCCGTTTCTTTTCTATGGAACAATTAATCATAACATTCGACTGCATAATGAGGAAATTACGGATGAAGAAATTGTGGAAGCATCGGAGTTTGTTCAAGCAAATCATTTTATTGAGAGATTGCCAGATAAGTATGAACAGTTAGTGGTAGAACGCGGGTCCACCTTCTCAAGTGGGCAAAGACAGCTTGTTGCATTTGCAAGAACAATTGCCACAAAACCGAAAATTCTCGTACTAGACGAGGCTACTGCCAATATTGATACAGAAACAGAAGAAGCAATTCAAGTTGCGCTAGAGAAAATGAGAAAAGGTAGAACCACAATTGCCATTGCACATCGATTATCTACAATCCAAGATGCAGACCAAATATTTGTGCTTCATCAAGGAGAAATTGTAGAAAGAGGTACACATCAACAATTAATAAGTCAAGAAGGCTTGTATCAAAAAATGTATCTACTACAAAACGGAACGGCAAACAAGTTAGAAGATGTTGTAACGAATAATTAA